The Aphidius gifuensis isolate YNYX2018 linkage group LG2, ASM1490517v1, whole genome shotgun sequence DNA window tttcataatagggatattgtaatatttcgaacataattataatgaaaggATTATGTCAAATTATACGTTGACATGTATACATCGAAAcagtattatcataaaatagaCATGCATACAGTTGAGTTATCCCGAAGGGCACAAAATAAATGAGGATTTTGAAGctttacatgtaaattaacGCATCACGTCTTCACTGTAACTGACAAGGCTTAAATTCGCATGTTTATCAAAGGCCTTAATgtcgaataaattcattaaaaaaaaaaaattaaaataaaggaTTTTAGTTTTCAATGAAAATCGTATTACAAAGTAATTGTCATTTTCGATTGACTTGaataactattttaattttattttaaatactctgTAAAATCAGTTAAATAAGCCCTTTTGTTAGTCCAGACAATTTGCAACACACTATTACGTCTGGTATTGATGAgtatttatcaagaaaaaaattgaaaaaaaaaacaatattaatataccccaaatttattgtttttgtttgtggcaaaaaaaaaccatgtggTACCTTTCATTGAATTAAGGCAGGTTTCCTGTGATTCATATTAAAGAATCTAAATTGTAGCCGCAACGTTAGATCTTTCCGTACTGTTGAGTAAATAACATAATTGTTTCGTAAgtttattcatgttttttgtataaattatgtACTGTTTCAAGTCTGTCTTTGttattaactaaataaaattttatctaacaagcaaaataaaattgcaacataaataaaatattattaaaaataaaaaaaacaattgttactTCATTGATTAGTCAAATTGGGAATCactgattgttttttaaataaactcacttggtttgaataaaaaataagaaatattatGCATTAGCAGGAGTGACGAGGGTATCAGCAAGTTGAGGTGATACATTGGAATCAGAAATAGTCTGGGCAGGAATGTCATCAAGACCAGTATCAACTGCAACCTCTTCTGAATCCAACAATTTACTCAAACGACAAActgggttttttaaaaataataaatcaaaaattaaaagtggCATTTAACTTGATGgaggtggttttttttttaagggttCAACACTCGAGGTCAACAACTGGGTGAATCATAGTTACCTCAATGCCATTGGCATATTATCTTTAggcaaataatgaaaatataaattaaatgaattaataaaagcaGGATGAGTGATGATTTTAGCTAAAGCTCTATGACAGACTACGAAGCATTCAATAAAGGCCTAGAAGTATTTGTATACGTTGTAATCACCCATACACTGGCTTccatctaaataaataaataacatcgATAAACGAAATATGCATTGACTAAAATAAAGCAGCACAATCTAAAAATTTgaggattattttttttttttttactgttaaaAGTATCAAGTGTCTGTAACGTATGTCTGTTTTTTATCatggaatataaattaaaatataaaagttttcaTTGCctagttgataaataaaatatgacattaaattaataagattattttaaaattaaataaaacttactCCTGTCAATGTTACGCTGCAGATGAGCAGCAACACGATGTCTGGCATCATTGAATTCCAAGTGAAGACCCAATCGTAGAAGAGTTGGATTTTGTTCCACCAATTGTGTAATTTCCATCTCAATTTTATTACCAAGCACTTGTGATCtctgttataattattaattaattattttttatgaaaaactttaaattattttatttataaaatttaataattacttgatTTGAGCATCGAAattcttcaattgattttgtCTTCAAAAGTGCTTTGATAAGCCTCACTACTACACTTGGACTGATAAAATTTGTTTCCAcactaaaatacaaaaaatacataatgaaattacaattattaaataataattatttttttaaaataaatttaataaacaatttataattaaaaacttactTTAGTACTCTTagggttgaatttttttctacagcaTCAGCTAATCTTTGTGCTGTTCTATCACTTAGTCCAACATTTGTTAAACTCAATGTTTCAAGATGGCTGTTACCATCTAATGCTTCAAATAATTGAATGAACTTCTCatcggaaatatttttaatgttattccAATTGAGATCAATTAATTCTTGATCATCATCACGTACTTGTTTTATTGTTGCATCAACATCTGTATCATTAGGTGGTTCAGATGGAAATACTTTTGGTTGACTGGCTTTTGTTATACCATCCCAGCCAAGACCAACTGGTTGACCAGAATTTAAAAGTGATGCATGGTACTGATCTTGATTCATCATCGAATGAAAACCAAGTATagctataaaatttaataatttaataaataaattatttgtcatttcaaATATAAGTTAATAAACGTACCAgctaaatcaataatttcatcttGAGTGGCTGATGATAATGCCTGTTCATATTCTTCACCAAGATCAATGGCAATTTGTTCATCAGCTTGTTTTTCTTTGAAGCTATCTTGTACTGGTGGTATccactataaaaatattataaaattattaagacAAGCATTATGACTTgacaatattaatcaataaattaatttgactaGACAAACCTTTTTCCCTCTGACAACACCAGCTACATATGGCTTCAGTTCTGGAATATCTGGTGTCTCTAAGGCCTGTTTGTTGATATGCTCAATAAGCTTCTTACGATTCAATGGCCCCGTTGGACTTTTATCACACTCATAACTGCAACGTTGTGATGGTGGCATAAAACTGTCCtgttaaataatacaacacaCACAATATCagttaaattaatcaacataCTTGCACAATTTATAACATCTGTCTATACATGtgtgtatgttttttttttttctttaattcttTGTTTTGTTTACATTGTCTGATTTGTTTCAGCACTTACATCTGGATCAACTTCTTTGgctaatatatttatttcctcGGGAGTCAGCTGAGAAAGAAgctcatcaacatcaacatcatcatatTCACTCAAATCCTTTCCATAAAGTTTAGCTGCTGTTGTCATGGTTGTTGTTTTTTGAGACGCTGACGTCtgtaaatcaaacaaaaacaattaaatataaatcaataaaaatatttacacatacacacacactcaCTTTGAcactcaaaatatatatttaaaattttttaagaaaaaatgacagttgttgttgttgttgatatgatttatggaaaaaatatcaagtcaaACTAATTGAATTGAAACAAATTTAGATTGAAGTAACGTGTTGTTGTGACAATGTCTAATTATCGACTaagtaataaaatgaaaataatcaattggcAATTAAGTGTTTAGGCATTATTCCAAGCTGGCTAACGACCTATGACCCGGTTTGTTATATCCGTATTGATTTCCATTAACAAGCCGACTTGCCAAATTGGCAAGTGATCATCTAACCAGGAAATATAAAGCATCTTCTTCCTGATTCACAAtatactttaaataatatataggcacTAACTAACCGGTattttaatcaacaacaataatattgaatactcacaaaaattttgattatttgtcCTTCCAATGCCAAATGTTTAcgtgttaaaaaaacaaacaaacaataacaaagttttttatgtCTGTTTATGTTGTTAACTTGTGttttaattgtcaaaataaaaagtcaaCAAATTATGTCTATCTCACAACCTCACCCactttttatcataaaaaatatacacgcTTTCAGCAAGCTGACTCAGACTCACTCagacttctttttttttatttttttttatcacaaaacgACGACGGACGACAGCACCCTTTGATGCAGCGCCATTAaccgttattattattattatttttaaaatggcgTCTTTTCAGTGCAGCCGGGAAAAAAAAGCgcgtaaataattttgaatttgaaaatgagaattggaaaaaaaaaatattatcatatgaaaaatgaattaaatgatgaattaataattaattataaataattatgataaaaatttaaaaataataatttttaataacgatttgaataaaaaataatatagcttctttaaattatccaaaaaaaaaaaaaaaaagaaaattctttTAGTATGAATTTGTATTgtctacttaattttttttaactttgatataaaaaattgggatatatttttagattaaaaaatgtgCAAGATGTTTTGcacattttattcttttttttttttttatagttggaTGCTGAGAACATGCCCTCCAAGAAGCGCCATTACAAGCCAAGTATTCAACGACGAGAAAAATTACGCGACGGCTTTTCACCGTGACCTGTTGCCTGTTGGTGTCGCCTAAATCCATCATCGGTGGCCCCCAACAAGAATCCAACAACTATATACATACATTCACAAATAACGATATAACATAGACTGCCTAGCTTTTaatttggaatattttttagttgttttttttttttcctttcatgTTTGAATTGCACATACACGTGCATACATGTATAGTGAACATAGCTGTATATCTCAGCGGAGATTAAACGGGTGAGGCACTTGccataattgaatttaatgattGCTCCCACCCAATGAACCTTGAGAGCCATTCAACAAAATTTCATTCGATTCTATCCTTATTTGAGATACCGCATGTGCATGtataatcataatattcaatcaaataaatatcacaGGCAATTAATAACTCGTGACAATGAAAATAGagttgaaattgaaataaataaaaatacaaagtaCATGAAAAAGGCCTTGagttaaaattgatgaaattattattaatcaattatattttttaaaaaaagtatatacatattttcaatgcaaaataattatgtaaaaaaaaaatatatatatttaaaaaatcatataaatgaTCTAAGCTTTCCACAAACTGATTTAAAATCATCAGTTTTTATAACGAGATGTTTTCTTTAGCctagatgttttttttgttttatatgtgacacctaaattaattttatttatttaagaaaaaattaaatccattGGTAAATAGACTTGTCATGAAAATAGTTTCAAGGTcaaacatataattttattttaaaaaatacgatgatgattttttttttgcttgaaattatattttagatttgtttttccattgttgttttttcttatacTAGTcatattcatgaaaaaaaatatttctaaacaaaattttcatatgttattatgtttttattatttatacaccTAAATATgattatccaaaaaaatttataaattatcttcgagtatttttatttttttattcaattttatattttttcaaaattctgtgaattttgtcaaaagtcattattgttaaaaaaatatttctaagcaTAATTTCCGtgaaattatcatttgaatatttaaacaacagcTGAATAAAACTatcctgaaaattttataatttttcttcgagcacttttatttttttttaattttatattttttgtgacCTGCAGACAAAATTCAGGAATTTTCGCTACTGATCATGTtggtcaaataattatttctaaacaaaattttcatgaaattatgcttctattatttaaacaaaacctcaatataattatcctaaaattttcataaattttcttcgaacacttttttttttttttaatattatatattttgtggcCTGCAGACTAAATTCAGCTTTTTTGGCTGCAGGTCATAtccgttaaaaaaaatatttctgagcataattttcgtaaaattatcattgtaatatttaaacaacacctaaatataattattctgaagtttttataaattatcttcgagtactttttttttttttcaattttatattttgctaAAGTCCATACTAATTGTCAAAAAtcatccaaaaaaataattctcctcaaaatattgataaaactcCGTTTCTAATatcaaaacaacaaaaaaatataattatccagCAAGTTACAGATATAAATTAgatcttaaaatttttcaaaagccTCGAAGAACCGTCGGAAATCACTTTTTAtagtaggaaaaaaataaaattattgaatttgaatTGTGAATGTTGTCTCATTTGTTTGAGTAATCACAGCGTGGTTGTCAAGACATATTTCGGATTGAAGTGTCCATCGTATATGATGATAGTTAGTTGTGGAAACTCTCTATCATCGTCAAATACACAGAGGAGCATTCAAAAAATAGCTGAGGCCTCCTCGCACAATCTGGCAATCATCCAAAGGTCTATACTTGGACATCGCTCATGCCCGCGattatttatagtaaataTAAGCGCGGCCACTGGCCTTCTTGTAAACTAACTTTGCCAGTGTATTTGCCAGTTTACCGGCTCAACAACAACCAAAATCCACATGTACATATATGCGAATGACGAAGAGGACAACGCAACAACTACAACTGATCTGATGCCCGTGACCTAGGCCCGTATTGATGATGACTACCTTGGACACATTACTTTTTCAGCTCTATGTCTTTGATTGtgcctatattttttattttcattttttttctaatttcccatatatcaatgaaaaacaaaCTTGCCAATAATGACATTAACACctgtttatataaaacttaTAACCTCGCATGCAACTTATCGATacattaaaatgaaaattaatttataaaacattattcatttttttttttatcatgattaacacttgtatttaatttttactcgGCAAAGAGTCAGTCACACTTTCCAGCAATTAGatacgatttaatttattactacctcttatcgaaaaaattttatttcaatacccataaaaaaaaaaaatatgcattaattgggtttgaaaaaatatcaaatgaaaagacttgtttttaattactcttgtaattttttaaattgccatCTAATGTCAATTCTTGTGtgtatccaaaaaaattaacaaaaaaatcatgagaattttatttaaataattaaataaataaacgtcaACATTCAATTCTCAAATAGtttttaactaataaataaaataactcaaaaatagctgagtaaattttttttcaacttcaaatgaatataaaaaataaacaagagaaaaaaaataacgattcTGATCTAACAATAGTTCTGTCTTAAAATCACAAACAaagtagttttatttattattattattatttaattttaaataaaaaaaaaaatataatatattttttttttcttcccccCAAAAGTTGGAACAAAatcttaaattttcattttcaaataagCGTCCAAAAAACTTGGCAGACAGACACATACAAATTCTTGAACAATCTTTATGATTAATCTGCGTCGCATAACCGGAATATTTTTCACAACACGAACAACTGATAAACTGCTGCATTTTCAACAGTACCACATTACACTTTACAATTTtaatcatgtaaaaaaaattcatcatttatttatcttgcAATCATGTGTCATCTTTACCAACATTAATAGACAATTGCTCCTACATCAACGACAGACATACGGTAATAAAATTGCCTGATGTTTACAATtcattgcataaaaaaaaaaaaaaacaacaagtacCAGAAAGAAAAATACTTTATGTATACGACCTTGATTACCGAACATTTATgtgcaataaaaaatcataacttgATGATATTTTCTTGGAAGAtgtacaaaattaaatgatc harbors:
- the LOC122848554 gene encoding tropomodulin isoform X6 → MTTAAKLYGKDLSEYDDVDVDELLSQLTPEEINILAKEVDPDDSFMPPSQRCSYECDKSPTGPLNRKKLIEHINKQALETPDIPELKPYVAGVVRGKKWIPPVQDSFKEKQADEQIAIDLGEEYEQALSSATQDEIIDLAAILGFHSMMNQDQYHASLLNSGQPVGLGWDGITKASQPKVFPSEPPNDTDVDATIKQVRDDDQELIDLNWNNIKNISDEKFIQLFEALDGNSHLETLSLTNVGLSDRTAQRLADAVEKNSTLRVLNVETNFISPSVVVRLIKALLKTKSIEEFRCSNQRSQVLGNKIEMEITQLVEQNPTLLRLGLHLEFNDARHRVAAHLQRNIDRIRKDLTLRLQFRFFNMNHRKPALIQ
- the LOC122848554 gene encoding tropomodulin isoform X1; this translates as MEVMDSHTIQENDVSVRNNDMDVNKNKNGNYDDDDDDDDGDDDESVKYDEEKDIKEEVDVQIEPTDKVVDETGATVEETYEITTTRRKTTTTRYKIQETSASQKTTTMTTAAKLYGKDLSEYDDVDVDELLSQLTPEEINILAKEVDPDDSFMPPSQRCSYECDKSPTGPLNRKKLIEHINKQALETPDIPELKPYVAGVVRGKKWIPPVQDSFKEKQADEQIAIDLGEEYEQALSSATQDEIIDLAAILGFHSMMNQDQYHASLLNSGQPVGLGWDGITKASQPKVFPSEPPNDTDVDATIKQVRDDDQELIDLNWNNIKNISDEKFIQLFEALDGNSHLETLSLTNVGLSDRTAQRLADAVEKNSTLRVLNVETNFISPSVVVRLIKALLKTKSIEEFRCSNQRSQVLGNKIEMEITQLVEQNPTLLRLGLHLEFNDARHRVAAHLQRNIDRIRKDLTLRLQFRFFNMNHRKPALIQ
- the LOC122848554 gene encoding tropomodulin isoform X2 codes for the protein MEVMDSHTIQENDVSVRNNDMDVNKNKNGNYDDDDDDDDGDDDESVKYDEEKDIKEEVDVQIEPTDKVVDETGATVEETYEITTTRRKTTTTRYKIQETSASQKTTTMTTAAKLYGKDLSEYDDVDVDELLSQLTPEEINILAKEVDPDDSFMPPSQRCSYECDKSPTGPLNRKKLIEHINKQALETPDIPELKPYVAGVVRGKKWIPPVQDSFKEKQADEQIAIDLGEEYEQALSSATQDEIIDLAAILGFHSMMNQDQYHASLLNSGQPVGLGWDGITKASQPKVFPSEPPNDTDVDATIKQVRDDDQELIDLNWNNIKNISDEKFIQLFEALDGNSHLETLSLTNVGLSDRTAQRLADAVEKNSTLRVLNVETNFISPSVVVRLIKALLKTKSIEEFRCSNQRSQVLGNKIEMEITQLVEQNPTLLRLGLHLEFNDARHRVAAHLQRNIDRIRQSRLEVATS
- the LOC122848554 gene encoding tropomodulin isoform X5, translating into MATEIYQDWNKSYETMSTTRKTMRKTITRTRRELKSFPIKHMTSASQKTTTMTTAAKLYGKDLSEYDDVDVDELLSQLTPEEINILAKEVDPDDSFMPPSQRCSYECDKSPTGPLNRKKLIEHINKQALETPDIPELKPYVAGVVRGKKWIPPVQDSFKEKQADEQIAIDLGEEYEQALSSATQDEIIDLAAILGFHSMMNQDQYHASLLNSGQPVGLGWDGITKASQPKVFPSEPPNDTDVDATIKQVRDDDQELIDLNWNNIKNISDEKFIQLFEALDGNSHLETLSLTNVGLSDRTAQRLADAVEKNSTLRVLNVETNFISPSVVVRLIKALLKTKSIEEFRCSNQRSQVLGNKIEMEITQLVEQNPTLLRLGLHLEFNDARHRVAAHLQRNIDRIRKDLTLRLQFRFFNMNHRKPALIQ
- the LOC122848554 gene encoding tropomodulin isoform X3 — its product is MATTEFFQDYDKPYESVSSTRTTTTKKTTKTTKTTKTTRSSTRSSTTTRKSTSSSREITPPTIIKNGTSASQKTTTMTTAAKLYGKDLSEYDDVDVDELLSQLTPEEINILAKEVDPDDSFMPPSQRCSYECDKSPTGPLNRKKLIEHINKQALETPDIPELKPYVAGVVRGKKWIPPVQDSFKEKQADEQIAIDLGEEYEQALSSATQDEIIDLAAILGFHSMMNQDQYHASLLNSGQPVGLGWDGITKASQPKVFPSEPPNDTDVDATIKQVRDDDQELIDLNWNNIKNISDEKFIQLFEALDGNSHLETLSLTNVGLSDRTAQRLADAVEKNSTLRVLNVETNFISPSVVVRLIKALLKTKSIEEFRCSNQRSQVLGNKIEMEITQLVEQNPTLLRLGLHLEFNDARHRVAAHLQRNIDRIRKDLTLRLQFRFFNMNHRKPALIQ
- the LOC122848554 gene encoding tropomodulin isoform X4 yields the protein MATTEFFQDYDKPYESVSSTRTTTTKKTTKTTKTTKTTRSSTRSSTTTRKSTSSSREITPPTIIKNGTSASQKTTTMTTAAKLYGKDLSEYDDVDVDELLSQLTPEEINILAKEVDPDDSFMPPSQRCSYECDKSPTGPLNRKKLIEHINKQALETPDIPELKPYVAGVVRGKKWIPPVQDSFKEKQADEQIAIDLGEEYEQALSSATQDEIIDLAAILGFHSMMNQDQYHASLLNSGQPVGLGWDGITKASQPKVFPSEPPNDTDVDATIKQVRDDDQELIDLNWNNIKNISDEKFIQLFEALDGNSHLETLSLTNVGLSDRTAQRLADAVEKNSTLRVLNVETNFISPSVVVRLIKALLKTKSIEEFRCSNQRSQVLGNKIEMEITQLVEQNPTLLRLGLHLEFNDARHRVAAHLQRNIDRIRQSRLEVATS